The Terriglobus roseus region GCAGCAGCTCATAAATGTTCTGAACTTTCTTACGGCCGCCTGCGTTGTAATAGCGAATTGCGGCACGAGATGAGGAGACCATCTCCCAGCACCCGTTTTGTCCGCATTGGCATTGTGGTCCTGCGGGGTCAACAGAGACGTGGCCAAACTCACCCGCCAGCCCGTTGTATCCAGACTGCATGTGTCCACCTGCAAGGATCGCGGCTCCCACACCTTCTGCTACGGCAACCAGCACAACGTTCTTAACGCCTTCCAGCCGTCCATACCAGAGTTCAGAGATGAGGCAGACATTCGCATCGTTATCGATCTCCACTTGGAGGCCGGATTCTTCCTCAAGCGCGGATTTCAGATCGAAGTCGTGCCACTTCATGTTTGGGGCAAGCAATACTCGCTGTGTGACCGGATGCATTCGGCCGGGCAGACTTACGCCGACGCCTTCGAATGATTTGGTGGAATGCTCTTCACGCAGGGCGCGCATACGCTTGCCAATCTGCGCGACGGTGCGGGCAAGATCGGAATAGGTAGGAATCGTTTCGCGTGAAAGAAAACGCCCACTCAGATCGACAACAGCAAGAATGGCGCGGTCAGGGCGTAAATCCAACGCGAACGTTACCATGGCGCTGTTAACGGAGAGCATGGTGGAAGGGCGTCCACGTGCTGCCTTGATGACAGCCCCCTCCTGCACCCAGTTTTCCTGCACAAGCTGCTCCACGATCTTGGAGACTGTGCTGGGACGCAATCCCGACAGACGCGACAGGTCTGCCCGGGCCAGCGGTTGTTTGAACCGGATCAGTTCAAGGATGATGTCGCGATTAATGTCTCGCGCGATTTCGCTGGAAGCCGGCTGCACCGAGGCAAGGTCGATCCTGCGAATGCCACGCATGGGACGAGTACCGTTTTGCCTTGGTGCAGAAGACTTC contains the following coding sequences:
- a CDS encoding ROK family protein; protein product: MKSSAPRQNGTRPMRGIRRIDLASVQPASSEIARDINRDIILELIRFKQPLARADLSRLSGLRPSTVSKIVEQLVQENWVQEGAVIKAARGRPSTMLSVNSAMVTFALDLRPDRAILAVVDLSGRFLSRETIPTYSDLARTVAQIGKRMRALREEHSTKSFEGVGVSLPGRMHPVTQRVLLAPNMKWHDFDLKSALEEESGLQVEIDNDANVCLISELWYGRLEGVKNVVLVAVAEGVGAAILAGGHMQSGYNGLAGEFGHVSVDPAGPQCQCGQNGCWEMVSSSRAAIRYYNAGGRKKVQNIYELLRQMEDGDALAKEAVTEQARALGRGLRMVTATLSPELILVVGDITAAWDLCGPIIEREMSASMLAGDPPQLRAAGDAELARLSGGAAMLMQRHAGYHRSTHERAMPIPA